In Rhodopirellula sp. P2, the DNA window CGATGCACAAACTTCTCACCCAGACGTTCCATCATCGGTGCCGCGATGGTCGCGATCAGGTCAGTGCAGCTTCCGACTGGCTCGGCGAGAATGACGTCGGGGCGTTGTCGTTTTTCGAACTCTTCCATCGCGTCGGTCAAACCATCGAAGTTGCAGCAGAAGCAAGACCCTGCGACTTCGTTGACTTCCAACCCTTGGCTCTTCAGCAATTGTGTGTCGACCAAACCGGCGGCTTGATCGTTGGTCACGATGCAAACATGTTTGCCTTCGGATTGCAGCCGTTTTGCCAATCTTGCGATGAGCGTGGTTTTGCCGGCTCCCAGGAAACCGCCGATCATGATGAATTCGATGGGCTGGGACATCCGGGAGTCTCATTGGTTGGTGGCGGGAACTGACTGAGCGCACAATCGATGGCGAGCCTGTGAATCAAACATTCTGACGATTGTTAGAATGTCAGTCAATCATCCGCCAGCCAGTGCTGGGAAGCTGGGCCGGTGTTCGATTCACGATGGGTTCATCGGGCCCATGTCGAGTTGGCAGCATCCGAGGTTCAATGCGGATTGCTTTGCCTTTCCACGACCGGCGAGCAGACCGTCTTTCAGTGAGTAAAAGATGAATTTGCCTTCCCGCTGCGTCTGCACCAAATCGGCGTGAAAGAGGACTCGCAAATGGTGCGAGACGGTACCGATTTCTTGTTCGACCAAGATCGAGAGGTCGGAAACGCTCAGTGGACCGGTCTGCAATGCTCGCACGATTTGCAGTCGCAAGGGGTCGCCGAGTGCCTTCAGATAGACCGCACACTGCGATTCATTCAGTTCGGAGGAGGGGGTGGTCATGGCTGGATTGTAGAGAAAAATGTCACTCGTGATCACTGCTCACCACGAGATTGCTGAGACGGGAGTTCCTGAAAACGACCGCCCGGGTGGTGGCGATCGCCCGTTCATGGCAATCGTGGACCGGTGAACTAGAGTACGTTCATGTCCCTTCTGGAAGCAGCGTCGCCCTTGGAAGCATCCGTCGACCAAGACTTCGACGAACACGTGGAACAGCCAACGCCATCACCGGATTCTCAACGCGGTGTTTTGGAAGGACTGTTTGCGCTGGTGTGCCCGCTGCTGTTGATCCTCGCCGTCGCACTCAATCCGCTGGATCAATCCGACTCGACTCCGGCTGGATCGGCGGGCGCTGGTTTGACGATGGAGGTGGCGATGAAGCTGCTTCTGTCCGGGGCGGTAGGTTTGGTTGCTGTGCTGGGGTGGATGCTGTGCCCGTCGGTTCGTCAGCGTCTCACAAAATTCCCTGGTTGGATTTTGGTGGCTCTGGGCGGAATCTTTTTGGTGACCAGTGCCGCGGCCTTTGGTCCCGCCGCAACGGTGTCACGCGCCGCCGCGATGATCAGTTGCCTTTCCATCGTGTTCATCGCCGTGACGTTGCAGTTTTTATCTCTGCGTCAGACGCTTCAATGCGTGCTGATTGGATTGGTCCTGCACTTGGTGGTGGCGTGGTGCCTGTACCTTGGTGGCGGTGAGACGGCGGTCTACCAAGAAGAGCTTGCCCAGTCTCTGATCATCGAACGCATGGGCAGCACGGCGCATCCCAACTCACTCGGTCGCATCGGCGCGCTAGCGATCTTGGTTTGTCTGGGACTTTGGCGAACAAGAAACCGTCCGCTCACACCCGTCATGATCGCGATGATGGGATTCGTTTTCGCGATCTCCACCGCGACGATGTTTGAATCGATGAGTCGCACAGCGGCCCTCTCGTGTGCGGCAGCCGTCTTGGCCGTGATGATCGATCGGTTGGTCAATCGTCGCGGGTTGGCGCTCGGCCTGTGTGGCGTGATGGGAGTTTGTTTGTTGATGCTGGCGATTGGTTTGATGTCGGAAGGTTCCGACGTGGGCAGCCGAGTGGTCGCCGTTGGCACCAAGACCGGGGACATCGAAGAACTCACGTCCGCAACGGGACGCACGGACATCTGGGCGGAAGCGATTCGCTACATCGCTCAACGACCGCTGACCGGATGGGGACTGAATAGCGCGCCGTTGTTGCTGGAAGACTTTTCGCATCACACGCACAACTTGTTGCTGCACGTGATTTTTTCGGCGGGCATTTTGGCTGGGATTTGTGTCGCTGTGCTCCTCGGATGGACGGTGTACCACGCGGTGACGGTGGTCGATCCAATGTTTCGTGGAATCGCGGCCTACATCTGTGTCTCGGGTTTGTTTGAAGACACCGCGTTTGAAACGTTTCCGTTTGCATCGACCTTGTTGTGGTTGTTGGTGTTGCTGGCAGCATCGGTCGAGACGCCTCGGTCGGATGGGCCCGACGAGGCAACGCTGGAGCATTTGGCCAGCGATCTCAGGCAATGAGGTCTCGAATGACGTGGGCTTCTTCGACGCCGGTGAGTCGTTGGCTGAGGCCTCGGAATTTGAAGGTGAACCGTTCGTGGTCGATTCCCAACAGGTTCAAAACGGTCGCATTCAGATCGCGAATGTGGACGGGGTTCTCGACGATGTTGTACGAAAACTCATCCGTCGTGCCGTAGTCAAAACCGGCTTTCACGCCGCCGCCGGCCATCCAAGTTGTGAAGCAACGACCGTGGTGGTCACGACCTGAACTGGGGTTTTCAAGTTGGCCTTGGCTGTAGACTGTGCGGCCAAACTCGCCGCCCCAGATCACCAGCGTGTCATCGAGCATTCCCAAACGTTTGAGGTCCTGGACCAACGCTGCCGAGGCTTGATCGACATCTTTGCATTGCCGCGGCAATTGGTTGCGAATCGAGATGTGTTGATCCCAACCGCGATGGAACAGTTGAATGAATCGGACCCCACGTTCCGCCATGCGTCGTGCGAGCAAGCAGTTCGCGGCATACGAACCGGGACGCCGGGCGTCTTCACCGTAAAGCTCAAAGGTGGATTCTGGTTCGTCAGAAACGTCGGTCAGCTCAGGCACCGACGTCTGCATGCGGTAAGCCATTTCGTAGGCCTCCATGCGAGCCAGCGTTTCGGGGTCGCCCGTGGCTTCCGAGTGCATTTGGTTCATTCGCCCGAGCGTGTTCAAGAGCTCCCGACGAGAGTCTCGCGAAACGCCGTCGGGGTTCTTGAGGTAGAGCACCGGGTTCGCGCCCGGACGAAGCATCACACCTTGATGGCTGGAGGGCAGGTACCCGCTGCCCCACAATCGTGAAAACAGGGGTTGGCCGGGGTTCTTCCCGCTGCCCTGGCTGAGCAACACCATGTAGGCGGGGAAGTCTTCGTTCTCCGATCCCAAACCATAACTCAGCCAGGCTCCCATCGAGGCATGCCCCATCTGCTGTGATCCCGTGTTGATGTAGGTCACGGCGGGGTCATGGTTGATCGCTTCGGTCCACATCGAACGAACGATCGAGATGTCGTCGGTGATCTCTTGCAGGTGGGGCAACAGATTGCCCACCCAGGTCCCGCGCTCGCCGCATCGCTTGCCGCCCCACAATGGTTGGACGACTGGGAAGCGACTTTGTCGTGATGTCATCCCGGTCAGTCGTTGGCCACCACGAATGGAATCTGGCAAATCGGTGCCGTGCAGTTGTTCCAGTTCCTCTTTGTGATCGAACAAATCAATGTGGCTTGGGCCGCCAGACTGGAACAGGTAGATGACCCGTTTGGCTTTGGGGGCAAAGTGGGGCAAACCGGAGGTGAGATCGGTTTGAATCTGGCCGCCGGAAGAAGCCGCATGAGGATTGGCTTCGGATGCCAACAGATTTCCGAGTGCCATTGCACCGAGGCCCGCCGCGGAGCCGCCGAACAGCGACCGGCGAGTCATCATTTGCGATTGTCGCAATCCGAGTTCGTGAATCAAAGATTGGTTCATGGGAAGATGCGTTTCGAGGTGGTGTGCGTTGGATCGATGAATGGGTTGGAGTCCTGAACGACTTGGTCAAAGTCGAGTCAGTGTTTCGCTTAGGTTCAGCAGCAACGTTGCGACTTGCATCCAGGCCGCGTGCTCGGCGGGTTCCAGTGTTTCCGAGCCAGGTGATTCGCCTACCGAGACAGCCGCCAAAGCATCCTGGGGTGATTGAGCGAAGCGTTCCCGTTCGGTTTCCAACAGCGACAGCACGGCTTCGCGTTCTTCCTCGGTGGGCGTTCGACCGACGACCATGGTGAAAGCCTGATCGATTCGTTCCGCGTCCGTGATCGAAGACCCACTCCGTCCCGGCTCATCCAGATCGGGCTCACTCAACCAACGTGCGGCCAACACTCGGGCGGCTTCGGCGAACTGGGGATCGTTCAATGTCACCAAGGCTTGGATGGGAGTGTTGGTCACCCCGCGGTCCATCGTGCACAGTTCACGGCTGGGGGCATCGAAGGCGGCCATCGCAGGATGCGGGCTGGTTCGTTTGACAAACGTGTACAGGCTGCGTCGATACAGCTTCTCACCGTGGTCTTGCACGAAGACTTGTTTGGTCGCGGGCGTGCTACCGAAGTGGCTGACTTCTTTCCAAAGGGCCGGTGGTTGGTACGGTTGCAAACTGGGGCCGCCAACACGCGGCACCAACAGATCGCTGACCGCGAGAGCTTGATCGCGAATGAATTCGGCTGGTAGACGGAACCGAGGCCCGCGTGCAAGCAAACGATTCTTGGGATCGAGTTCGATTTGTTCTGGTGTGGCCGAGGACTGTTGACGATAGGTCGCACTGCTCACCATTTTGCGGATCAGTTGTTGTTGATTCCAACCGCTTTCAATGAAATGCGTCGCCAGATAATCCAACAGTTCCGGATGGCTGGGGTATTCGCCTTGCGATCCAAAGTCGGCTGATGTTGCTACCAATCCCGTGCCGAAGAACAGCGACCAAATGCGATTGACCGCCACGCGTGATGTCAACGGATGCTGGGGATCAGTCAACCACCGGGCCAAGTCCAATCGGTTGGCCTTCTCCTGGGAGAGTTCTGAATCAGCAAGTTCTGGCAACACCTTGGGAGTGGTTGGGAAAACCCGATCGGTGGGCGAGTCATATTGGCCGCGGTCGAGCACAAATGTCTCGCGAGGTTTCGCGGCGGTGTTCATCACCATGGTTGAGAACGTGCCGGTCAACACCTCGCGACGTTCCTCCAGGTTGCTGATGCGAATTCGCAAAGGTTGGAGCTGATCGCTGGATTCGCGAAAAGTTTCCAGCACACGTTGCCGGGTTGGCTCGTCCCATTCGCTCGGCGAGGTTTGAATCATTTGGGCGAGCGAAACATCCCAGCGGCTGTCGGTGTCATTGCCAGTGAAGGGTTGGATTTGCCACTTGTACGGCGTCGAGTTGCGTTGCCCAAACACCACCAACACGCTGACAAAAGGAGTCACCTTGGGATCAATGGGTTGATCGAATGTCAGGGTCAGATGTTGTTCGGAGTGACCTTCGGCGGGTTGCCACCATCGTTCGTTGCTTTCTTCGCGAATCGATCCCGCCGCATGCCCTTCCGCTTGACTGCTGGCAGTGATTTTTTGAAACGCCAATTGCCGGTGGTAATCGACTTGGTCAGCAGGTTGTTCGGTGGCGGAGACCAGAATCGTCGCGACTTTGGGAACCGCATCCGGGAAGGGTGTCAGCACCAGCGGCGGATCGCTTTTCGTTTGGTCGTCATCGTTTGGTTCTTGCTCGGAGGCTGGCTTCGCCGGGCCGGGCTGTGGAAGGAACGAAATGCGAACTCCTGTGATCGGCGATCCCTCCGCGATTTGGCTGGTCGACAAACGCAACGAATGGCTCATCCCATTCAGGCCACCACTGGGTTGCCCGAGTTTGACGGTGCCATCGAGCTCAAACTCAATGGCACCGCGATGATTGGGAGAGGACACATCGAGCAGTTCAATGGGCACCAACGCAAACTGGTCACCTCGCGATGTTTCTTCCTGACGTTGCGATACCAACCACGATTCCAAGCCTTCGGTGGACTGGTTGAGTTGCTCGCGAAGTTGTTTCAATTCCGCTTCCAGTTGTGGAAGTTCATCGGTCCGCAGCACCGTTTTCGCGGTGATGTTGGGAGCGGCGTTGCGGCCTCCGTCACCGTCCAGCCCGCGGTCTTGCAGTTCGTTGAAGAACGCAAAGAACTGATAGTATTCGTGCTGCGAGATCGGGTCGTATTTGTGGTCATGGCACTGGGCGCATCCCATCGTCAAACCGAGGAACACTTCACTGGTTGTTTTCACTCGATCGGCGACATAGTTCGTGAGGTTTTCCTCCGGGATCGTGCCACCCTCGTGAGTGATCATGTGGTTGCGATTGAAGCCCGTTGCGATCCGTTGCGACTCGGTCGGATTGGGCAGCAAATCACCTGCGAGTTGTTCAGTCAAAAACTGATCAAAAGGCAGGTTGTCGTTGTAGGCCTGAATCACCCAGTCACGCCACAGCCACATGTGACGACCACCATCGATCGAATAGCCATTGGTGTCGGCGTAGCGAGCTTGGTCGAGCCAGGGGAGTGCCATCCGCTCGCCATGATGCGGCGAACTCAACAACCGCGTGATCATTTCTTGGTAGGCGGTTTCACCGTGCAGTTGATAGTCGCGGACGAATGCCTGGACCTCTTCGGGGGTTGGTGGCAAACCGGTCAAGTCAAAGCTCAGTCGACGGATCAACGCTCTCGCTTCGGCTTCCGGTGAGGGTGCCAAACCGGCTTCGGCCAAACGTGCAGCCACAAAGAAATCGATTTCATTGCGAGCCCAGCTTTTGGTGGATTCTTCCTCGGTGAAATCAACCGTTGGAATCTCCGGCACGCTGGGTGGAAGGAACGCCCAGTGGCCCTCGTAGGCGGCGCCTTCTTCGATCCAACGCTTTAGCAATGTCGTTTGCTCCTGCGTCAAAGCCAAGTGGGACTCGGGTGGCGGCATCCGCATGTCGGGATCGTCACTGAGGATGCGTTTCCAGGCCTCGCTGTCTTCCAGGTTGCCGGGCACGATCGGTTGGTAGCCGCCCAGATCGGTCGTGGCACCTTCCAACGTGTCGAGTCGCAGGTCAGCTCGACGCCCCTGTTCGTCTGGGCCGTGGCAGTGAAAGCAGGTTTCCGAGAGGATCGGACGGATGTCACGATTGAACTGCAGCTTGCGATCGGCCGCGGATTCCAATTCGGGAATCGACACGGCGGTCAGCGCGGGGTGGTTCATCGAACCAGAGGAGTTGATCACCTTCCAAGGATTGGGGGGACGCCGATTGGAGGCGTTTTTTGCGTCGATGTGATTGGTGGCCTGTGTCGTTCTGCGATCCACCTCAGGGGCTGAGGTCACGGTTTCGTTGACCATCGCCAAGGCGGAATGATTCGATGCAGGCCATGTTTGCAACCAAATCATGTTGCCAACGACCAACGCGCACGCAGCGGCGCACCACACGAGAAATGGACGCATGCTCGAGTGTTGGGATGTGATCGGCGAAGCCGCGAATGAGCTGTTCAATGCTGGCATGTTGACCCCTGTCTGCGAAATCAATGCCTCGTCCAGTTCACACAGATCGAGGTAGTGATCCAGGGCTTCGTTGTCGGACATCAAGGTCTCGCGCAGTTCGCTGGCTTCCTCGGCCGTCAGTTCATTCGCTGAGTGAGCGGTCAGCAGTTGATCGATTCGTTCCCGGGAACTCATTGGGTTTCCGCCGTTTGTTGAGAAAGGGGATGATCGGAGAGAAGCTCGGCGTCCGTGGAATCGCCTCTTTGTTGGACGCAGCGAACCAAGCGTTGGCGAGCTCGATGAAGGGCTTGGCCGATCGCATTGGCGTTGCGACCCGTCGTTTCAGCCAATTCATTCAATGTCTGGCCGTCCAAGTAAAAACGCTGGATCAGTTCTCGTTGGTGATCAGGGAGTTGATCCAAGCAGTGGCGCAGTCGTTGCCAATTGTTGTGTTGGCGATTTTGTTCGACTCGTTCGCGATGACGTCGTTCAATGACTTCGTGCAATTGATCGTCGACGAGTATCACGGAAGTGGAAGTGGCAAGTTTGCGGGCCTGATTGCGATGATGGTTGCAGGCGATCTGACTCAGCCAGGCGACGAAGTTCGTTCCTTCTTCAAACGCAGTTCGTTTTTCCATCGCGGTGACATTCGCTGATTGCAGCAAGTCCTGCGCAGCGTGGACCGATCCCGTGAGCCTGATCAAATGACCAAGCACGGGACGTTGGGCCTGCTGAAGCAGGTCTTCAAATGCCTTGCACGAACGAGTCAAACCATTGGGTCTCCACTAAGTAATGTTGAGAGCACGCTTCGTTTTACTCGGAATGTTGGGAGATTTGTGAAAATCGTCACGATCCCAACCGGGGCGGTCCAGCGATTATGCTGCTGCTGACAATCCCACCTCCCATCCCTCCCATGGAGAAATTCCCACCATGAAAACACCCCTCCCCACCCGGTTTTTACTAGCCGGAATCGCGATCGCGAGTTGTCTGATGAGCCTGCCAGGCTCGACCGCACAGGCGGAATTGATGATGCCAGCGATTTTCGGCGACTCGATGGTCGTGCAGCGAAACGAGCCCGTTCATATCTGGGGTTGGACCAAACCCGGCCAAGAAGTCAGCGTTCAACTGGGCGATCGCGCCGCCAAAGGCAAAGCCAACGACGAAGGACGATTTGATGTCTCGGTCCCAGCCCTTCCCGCTGGTGGACCCTACGATTTGACGGTCAAGGCGGACGAAACCAAGACCTTCACCGATGTTCTGGTTGGCGAAGTCTGGATCTGCTCGGGGCAATCCAACATGGCTTGGGCAGTGCAAAGTGCCAACGATGGCGATCTGGAATCCCTGACGGCCAACTACCCGCAAATTCGTTTGATCTCCGTGCCAACTGTGGGCACGCAAGAACCTCAGCGAGATTTCAAAGGCAGCTGGACCGCTGCGACACCAGACACCGTCAAAGGCTTTTCCGCGGTCGGTTACTTCTTTGGCCGCCAACTGCACCAAACCTTGGACGTGCCAGTCGGATTGATCGACAACGCCTGGGGTGGATCCGCCGCAGAAGCTTGGATTCCTCGCGATGTGCTGGAAGCCGACGACAAGTACGAATCCTTGCTCGCCGGCTGGGACAAGCGAATGGAAAACTACGACTACGACGCGCTGTTAAAATCGTGGGAAGAGAAGCATCGAAAATGGGTTGCCGACGGCCGCAAAGGCAACGCGCCTCGACGACCACGTGATGACTCCGCCGGAAATCATCGTCCTGCCAACATCTACAACGGTGTCTTGTTGCCAACGATCGGCTACACGATTCGAGGTGCCATCTGGTACCAAGGCGAATCCAATGCCGGACGAGCCTACGAGTACCGCGACTTGTTCCCGCTGATGATTCAAACGTGGCGTGATAAATGGGGCCAAGGTGACTTCCCGTTCTACTGGGTGCAACTGGCTGACTTCCGCTCGGAAGTCAAAGAGCCGACCGACAGCAGTTGGGCTGAACTTCGCGAAGCTCAAACGATGACGATGTCGCGATTGCCAAACTCTGGCGAAGCTGTGATTTTGAACTTGGGCGAATCGGCTGACATTCACCCAAAGAACAAACAGGACGTGGCCAAGCGACTGGCTCGATGGGCACTGGTCAAAGACTACGGCTACGACCTTCCTTACCGCAGCCCGACTTATCGCGAAGCGAAGTTCGAGGGCAACAAAGCGATCATCAAGTTCGATCACGTCGGTGGTGGCTTGGACACGTTTGATGTTCCCGAGCTGATTGGATTCACGATCGCTGGAGAAGATCAGAAGTTTGTTCACGCCAAGGCCAAGATCGTTGGCAAGGACACGATTGAAGTGTCAGCGGATGCGGTCACAAATCCGGCTGCTGTCCGCTATGCGTGGGCCGACAACCCGGTCTGCAATGTGCAAAGCAAAGAAGGCCTGCCGATGACCCCTTTCCGAACCGATGACTGGCCAGGCATCACGCAGCCAAAGGAATGATCCAATCAGAAAACCCTGGACACTGATTCACGTCACCCGTCCGAGCAGCTCGCTCGGGCGGGTTTTTTCGTGCAAAGAACTTCAAACGCCTTCTCGCCGTTGCAGCCAATGACGCCAGTTGTTCGTGTACGCCTCAAGGAATTGATCGGTGGTGGCTGCGTCCCAGGCTTCACGATTCCAGGAGGCGGAGACGCAGATTTGACCCCAGTTGATACAAATCCCCAATGAGACATTCGTCCCCTCGCGGGCTGGGGGCGATCCGAGCGCGTTGCGAAGAGTCGCGTCGCCGATCTGGAGCTGCCCATCGACCTCTGGAAAGAATTTTCTCATCCCTCGCGAAAGATCGCCGGTGTAGGTGAGGACGCTGGTCGTCATCTGCCGGCTGTGACCAATGACCCAGCGCATCAACCGGGGATGCTGAACGGCAGCACTCAAGCCATCCAGGAAATCCATGTGCACGCGGGAATCTTTGATCGCCAGGACTTCCTCGGCGACCTCTTGAACCAACGCATCGACATCACCGCATTGGTCCTTGCGGCGACCCAGGAAAGCAAAACTGAGCCGATTGGAGGCGGGCAAATCCAGGTCTTTTCGTGATCGCAAATCGACTGGCATCATCACTCGGTAGCGGATCGCTTTTCCATCGCCATGCGTCTGTTCCCATTGCTCAAATGTTTGGAACAGCATCGCGATGGCGAGATCATTGACTCGGATCGAAGCGTCGCTGCAAGCTTTTTCAATGGTCGCAGATTCTTCCCTGCTGAACAGAATGTGCCGCAGAGGTTCGCCCAAAGAAGCCTCGTTCGAGACACCGCCTTGTTCCTTGACGGCGGTTGGGGGCTTGGAGAGAACGGCCGGGCGTTGGAAGTGGAAGTAATAGGCATTCCGAATTCGATCCCAGGTGGTCAATTGACGTTTGGGCGGCTTAGAAAGCAGTTCGGTAAAATCATACCTGTCACGAAGACGCTCCGGATTGGGTGCGGATCGCGATGATTTCCGAGACGTTTTTCCGCAGTCAGGATCACCCGTTGCACGCGCATAGCGAGTGAACGTGCCCAAGATCACCTGTCGAATTCCGACGCCGTCACTGCATGCATGATGCACCTGAACATACAAACGGCTGCCTGCTCCTTCGGGCACATACCAGAATCGACAACCTGATTCTTGAAACAGATCGAAGGGTTGTGGCTTGGGATTGCCAGCCGGTCCGGTGGTCAATGGCAGGTCGTCGTTGGTCAGCACTCGCGGTGTGAGATCAGGATCGAAGTGCCAGAACAACCGCTCGCCTTCGCGCACCAATTTGCAGGACAGCAGTGGGTGATCCAGGGCGGTTTCTTTCAGTGCGGTCTGAAGGATTGGCAGTTGCAAAGGCGTTGAAAACTGCAACTCGATGAAATTGACGATGGGACACGATTGCTGTTCGTCCAAGACGAAGAACGTTTCCAGTGGCGTCAGCGGCAATGGAAACAGCGGCTTGGCGGTGTCCTGGGAGGGCATGTCGAAAACCGATGCGTCGAAGAAAAGGGAGCAAATCGCTCAGCAAAACAGGCTACTTCGGTCCCCACCAAATGCAATTTGCGAGTTGGGTTTCTGCTCAGAGCAAATCTCGCAAACTGGTCATTGCAAGCGGTTCCTTCGTTGCAAACGGTTCTCCATATTGTCGATCGATCAGGCGACCCCAGTGAGCGGCATCGTCCCGGAATCGGTCTGTCAGGCTGGGCGGTCCCGGGTCTCGAGCAATGATGAATTGGCTCTCGTAGGCACGGATGGATTCCAGTTTGCGGTCCCATTGTTCCGAAATGTCCACGATCCAGCTGGGTTGCACCGCCAACCGAAGGTGAATGCAGAAGTAGTAGTAGAGGCGTTCAGGATGGTGCCGCGGGCCGGGCATCGGCGTTTTGCTCAGCTTGGCATGAAAGCGAGCCGCTTCGACCAACTGAGTCGCAGCGACGTGGTCCGGGTGTGCGTCATGGAAGTAGGGGGCAAACAACCATCGCGGTCGCAGGCATCGAATGAAGGAGGCGATGTGCTCGCGAGCGGGCAGGGTGGCTTCGACCGCGCGGTTGGTTAACCCCGCGTTGCCCCGCCAAGTCAGCTTCATGATTTCCGATGCGCGAGCGGTTTCGCGGTGGCGAATTTCGAGACTGCCGTGCGGGGTGGGTTCGCCGCTGGTCAGGTCCAACACGCCGACACGCATGCCTTCATCGATCATTCGCATGATCGTTCCGCCCATCCCCAGTTCCGCATCATCGGGGTGAGGAGCAACCACGAGAAAATCCAATGGTTTGATCGTCTCGGGATCGGGGTAGGGATCCGAATTCACGAACTCAGATGAGGTCAGAGATGTCATTGAGGAAGCTCCAGTGCGATGGCTTGGTGTGCATTTCGAACAAGGATCAGGTTGTCGACCACGGTGGGAATGTTCCAGGTCTTGTGTTCCAGAGCAGGGATGCGAATCAGCTCGCGGTAGTCCTCGGGATCAGCAGCGACCAGCACCACTTCCCCGTCCTCGGCTTGAACGACCAAAATATCTTCAACCAAGATCGCTTGTCCTTGCCCAGAACGTTCGCGGCGGGATTGTTCCCACAGACGTTTGCCGGATTCGATTTCAACCGCTTGCAAGGCACCGTTGCTCAAGGCATACGCGATGCCGTTGTGGACCAAAGCGTGATTGAATTTGGTTTTCAGGATTCGCGATGAATGCCAGATTTCATTCACCACGAAGTCGGACGTTTCGGAAGAGGCCGTGTCAGCCGCGGATGGGGTGTCGGCACGCCTGACTTCGATCAACGAACTGCCGCCGCCATAGCCTTTGCCGATCAAGAACTGGTTCTTCCCGGCAGGAATCGCGGCGGCACAGTTCGCACCGGAGTTCGATTTGCCTTCCCAAGGGAACGACCACAGAACTTCGCCCGTGGCAATGTCGTGCCCCGTGATGTCGGCTTCGTTGACCGCGACGATCTGGCGTTTTTCGCCAAGGGTCATGACCATGGGCGACGCATAGCTGATTTGTTGTTCGCCGGCTCGCCAGCGTGTTTCCCCCGTGGCAGCATCCAGTGCAATCAGCGATCGGCCGGCATCCGATTCTGAATCGGGGCCGCCCAGTGGAATCAGGCAGAGGTCGTCGACGATCAGTGGTGATCCTGACCGGCCCCAGGAGATGGCTGCTTCCGAGTCCTCTTGGCTCCAACCCGCGATTTCCAAGAGGTCACGTTGCCAGAGGATTTCGCCGTCGGAGAGGTTCAAACACCAAACGGTTCCCGTGGCACCTTGGGCATAGACCTTTCCAGGGGACAGGTCAGTCGCGGGCATGATGGATGGGGTGGATCGCGGGCCGCCTCCACCGAGTGCTTGAAAATGATTCGCTTCGTGCTCGACCAACCAAAGCAATTGGCCATCGGAAAGTCGATAGGCAGTGACGCATTCCAGCTCACCCCGTTGCTCGAGCGTCACCGCGATGCCATCAGCGACCGCAAACGAGGACCAGCCTTCCCCGATCCCAATGTCCCATCGGCGGGTCACTTGATTGGCGGAAGTGGGAATTGCGAACGGACGTTCCTCCAGAATCCCCGTTCGGTTGTTGCCCAAAAATTCTCGCCACGATCCTTGCGAATCAGACGGATTGGATTCCACCAACGCGTCCTCGGGATTGGCATCGGCCAAGGGGGTCGTTTTGAGGGCGGGTGTGTCCGAGTTTTTGAATCGCCAAGAGAATCGGGGGACCATTTCACCCGAAAAGCTTTCGAATCGAAGGAGAGTGACCGCCGAGAGGATCAAGGCCAGGCAACCAGCCGGCACCCACCACGCTTTCCCCGCCGCCAAACTGGCACGCTGCAATTGGTACAAAACGACCAACAAAGTGATCCCGCCGGCTACCAAACTCTGCAGCAACGCTTTTTGGTAATCGGTTTCGGGGGCTCGTGACTGAATCAGTCCGATCACAATCGCACCTGCGATCAGGGCCACCAAGGCTTTCGAACTGTGTCGGACAACCCTGCCCGCGACGGTGGGCACGGCATTCGCGGTCTCGTACCCTGGAGAGGCCGATTCGTCAGTCGTTGGATCGGGGGGAGGAACGGTCATGGTTG includes these proteins:
- the bshB1 gene encoding bacillithiol biosynthesis deacetylase BshB1 — its product is MTSLTSSEFVNSDPYPDPETIKPLDFLVVAPHPDDAELGMGGTIMRMIDEGMRVGVLDLTSGEPTPHGSLEIRHRETARASEIMKLTWRGNAGLTNRAVEATLPAREHIASFIRCLRPRWLFAPYFHDAHPDHVAATQLVEAARFHAKLSKTPMPGPRHHPERLYYYFCIHLRLAVQPSWIVDISEQWDRKLESIRAYESQFIIARDPGPPSLTDRFRDDAAHWGRLIDRQYGEPFATKEPLAMTSLRDLL
- a CDS encoding outer membrane protein assembly factor BamB family protein, yielding MTVPPPDPTTDESASPGYETANAVPTVAGRVVRHSSKALVALIAGAIVIGLIQSRAPETDYQKALLQSLVAGGITLLVVLYQLQRASLAAGKAWWVPAGCLALILSAVTLLRFESFSGEMVPRFSWRFKNSDTPALKTTPLADANPEDALVESNPSDSQGSWREFLGNNRTGILEERPFAIPTSANQVTRRWDIGIGEGWSSFAVADGIAVTLEQRGELECVTAYRLSDGQLLWLVEHEANHFQALGGGGPRSTPSIMPATDLSPGKVYAQGATGTVWCLNLSDGEILWQRDLLEIAGWSQEDSEAAISWGRSGSPLIVDDLCLIPLGGPDSESDAGRSLIALDAATGETRWRAGEQQISYASPMVMTLGEKRQIVAVNEADITGHDIATGEVLWSFPWEGKSNSGANCAAAIPAGKNQFLIGKGYGGGSSLIEVRRADTPSAADTASSETSDFVVNEIWHSSRILKTKFNHALVHNGIAYALSNGALQAVEIESGKRLWEQSRRERSGQGQAILVEDILVVQAEDGEVVLVAADPEDYRELIRIPALEHKTWNIPTVVDNLILVRNAHQAIALELPQ